A genome region from Streptomyces antimycoticus includes the following:
- the rph gene encoding ribonuclease PH: MSRIDGRTPDQLRPVTIERGWSKHAEGSVLVSFGDTRVLCTASVTEGVPRWRKGSGEGWVTAEYAMLPRSTNTRGDRESVRGKIGGRTHEISRLIGRSLRAVIDYKALGENTIVLDCDVLQADGGTRTAAITGAYVALADAIGWARGKKLIKATRQPLTGTVSAVSVGIVGGIPLLDLCYEEDVRAETDMNVVCTGDGRFVEVQGTAEGEPFAREELNGLLDLAVAGCDTLAGIQRAALAQEM; encoded by the coding sequence ATGTCTCGTATCGACGGCCGCACCCCTGACCAGCTCCGACCCGTGACCATCGAGCGCGGATGGAGCAAGCATGCCGAGGGCTCGGTCCTCGTCTCCTTCGGCGATACGCGGGTCCTGTGCACCGCGAGCGTCACCGAGGGCGTGCCGCGCTGGCGCAAGGGCAGCGGCGAGGGCTGGGTCACCGCGGAGTACGCGATGCTGCCGCGCTCCACCAACACCCGGGGCGACCGCGAGTCCGTCCGCGGCAAGATCGGCGGCCGTACGCATGAGATCTCCCGTCTCATCGGCCGCTCGCTGCGCGCGGTGATCGACTACAAGGCGCTCGGCGAGAACACCATCGTCCTGGACTGCGATGTCCTCCAGGCCGACGGCGGCACCCGCACCGCCGCCATCACCGGCGCCTATGTGGCCCTGGCCGACGCCATCGGCTGGGCCCGGGGCAAGAAGCTCATCAAGGCCACCCGGCAGCCGCTGACCGGCACTGTCTCCGCCGTCAGCGTCGGCATCGTCGGCGGCATCCCGCTGCTCGACCTCTGCTACGAGGAGGACGTGCGCGCCGAGACCGACATGAACGTGGTCTGTACCGGTGACGGACGCTTCGTCGAGGTGCAGGGCACGGCGGAGGGCGAGCCCTTCGCCCGCGAGGAGCTGAACGGGCTGCTGGACCTCGCCGTGGCCGGCTGCGACACCCTGGCGGGAATCCAGCGCGCGGCGCTGGCCCAGGAGATGTGA
- a CDS encoding PTS transporter subunit EIIC, translated as MSTATAPAAPAQKRGAGLIKGMQKIGRSLQLPVAALPAAGILSRLGQDDVFGKTGLGWNKLAEIFAHAGGALFDNLALLFCIGVAIGFAKKSDGTTAFAGLVGFLVYKNVLTGFVSEVTGKPEDPGVLGGIVVGLTAAVLWEKYHRTRLPDWLGFFSGRRFIPILMSFAGVIYGVLFGYLWGPIGDGLNNFSEWLSSNGAVGSGIFGVVNRLLIPVGMHMLLNSFAWFQFGDFSSGGQTWHGDIARYFHDDPSAGMFMTGFFPIMMFALPAAGLAIAHCARPERRKAVMGMMISVSLTAFVCGVTEPIEFSFMFIAPLLYGIHAVLTGLSMALTWALGIRSGFTFSGGLFDYLLGWSHSEKAWMLIPIGLAFSVVYYVVFRFVITKFNIPTPGREPEDSLDDAAVADGKK; from the coding sequence ATGAGTACGGCCACCGCGCCGGCCGCGCCCGCCCAGAAGCGGGGTGCCGGTCTGATCAAGGGTATGCAGAAGATCGGGCGCAGCCTCCAGCTCCCCGTCGCCGCTCTGCCCGCCGCGGGCATCCTGAGCCGGCTCGGCCAGGACGACGTCTTCGGCAAGACGGGACTCGGCTGGAACAAGCTCGCGGAGATCTTCGCCCACGCGGGCGGCGCGCTCTTCGACAACCTCGCCCTGCTCTTCTGCATCGGCGTGGCCATCGGCTTCGCGAAGAAGTCGGACGGCACCACGGCGTTCGCGGGCCTGGTCGGCTTCCTCGTCTACAAGAACGTCCTGACCGGCTTCGTCAGCGAGGTGACCGGCAAGCCGGAGGACCCGGGCGTCCTCGGCGGCATCGTGGTCGGCCTGACCGCCGCGGTGCTGTGGGAGAAGTACCACCGCACCCGGCTGCCGGACTGGCTGGGCTTCTTCAGCGGCCGCCGCTTCATCCCGATCCTGATGTCCTTCGCGGGCGTGATCTACGGCGTGCTCTTCGGCTACCTCTGGGGCCCGATAGGCGACGGCCTCAACAACTTCTCCGAGTGGCTGTCGTCCAATGGCGCGGTCGGCTCGGGGATCTTCGGTGTGGTCAACCGACTGCTGATCCCGGTCGGCATGCACATGCTGCTGAACTCGTTCGCCTGGTTCCAGTTCGGCGACTTCAGCTCCGGCGGCCAGACCTGGCACGGCGACATCGCGCGCTACTTCCACGACGACCCGTCGGCCGGAATGTTCATGACCGGCTTCTTCCCGATCATGATGTTCGCGCTGCCCGCCGCCGGTCTGGCGATCGCGCACTGCGCCCGTCCCGAGCGGCGCAAGGCCGTGATGGGCATGATGATCTCGGTCTCACTGACGGCGTTCGTCTGCGGTGTCACCGAGCCGATCGAGTTCTCGTTCATGTTCATCGCGCCCCTGCTGTACGGCATCCACGCGGTGCTGACGGGACTCTCCATGGCACTGACCTGGGCACTCGGCATCCGCAGCGGCTTCACCTTCTCCGGCGGGCTGTTCGACTATCTGCTGGGGTGGTCGCACAGCGAGAAGGCCTGGATGCTGATCCCGATCGGGCTGGCGTTCAGCGTCGTCTACTACGTGGTCTTCCGCTTCGTGATCACGAAGTTCAACATCCCGACGCCGGGACGAGAACCGGAGGACTCCCTGGACGACGCCGCGGTGGCGGACGGCAAGAAGTAG
- a CDS encoding glucose PTS transporter subunit EIIB, whose translation MPHRGHHADSRTTGANMATKADKIVEGLGGIDNIVEIEGCITRLRTEVKDAALVDEALLKAAGAHGVVKMGTAIQVVIGADADPVAAEIEDLM comes from the coding sequence TTGCCGCATCGCGGACACCACGCGGACAGCAGGACGACAGGAGCGAACATGGCCACCAAGGCTGACAAGATCGTCGAGGGGCTCGGCGGGATCGACAACATCGTCGAGATCGAGGGCTGCATCACCCGTCTGCGTACCGAGGTCAAGGACGCCGCCCTGGTCGACGAGGCCCTGCTGAAGGCCGCTGGCGCGCATGGCGTGGTGAAGATGGGCACCGCGATCCAGGTGGTCATCGGCGCCGACGCGGACCCCGTCGCCGCCGAGATCGAAGACCTGATGTGA
- a CDS encoding MBL fold metallo-hydrolase, which translates to MKLTVVGCSGSFPSAESACSSYLVEADGFRLLLDMGNGALGELQRHCGLYDLDAVLLSHLHPDHFIDMCGYFVARYYRHDGGRAEAIPVYGPEDTERRLVQAYDDLPDEKSMREVFDFRTLTPGSFDIGPFTIRAERVCHPVEAFGFRIEYGGRSLVYSGDTGPCEALVDLARGGDLFLCEAAFTHGKEDIPELHLNGRQAGEHALRAGVGSMVLTHIPPWTDPQINQRDAQAVFGGPVELAKAGAVYEV; encoded by the coding sequence CCCGTCCGCGGAATCGGCCTGCTCGAGCTACCTCGTAGAGGCCGACGGCTTCCGGCTGCTCCTCGACATGGGCAATGGCGCCCTTGGCGAGCTGCAGCGCCACTGCGGTCTCTACGACCTCGACGCCGTACTGCTGTCCCATCTCCACCCCGATCACTTCATCGACATGTGCGGATACTTCGTCGCTCGCTACTACCGGCACGACGGTGGCCGCGCCGAGGCGATCCCCGTCTACGGCCCCGAGGACACCGAGCGGCGGCTGGTCCAGGCGTACGACGACCTGCCCGATGAGAAATCGATGCGTGAGGTCTTCGACTTCCGCACCCTGACGCCCGGCAGCTTCGACATCGGCCCCTTCACCATCCGCGCCGAGCGCGTCTGCCACCCCGTGGAGGCGTTCGGCTTCCGGATCGAGTACGGCGGCCGCTCGCTGGTCTACTCGGGCGACACGGGCCCCTGTGAGGCCCTGGTGGACCTGGCCCGGGGCGGGGACCTCTTCCTGTGCGAGGCGGCCTTCACGCACGGCAAGGAGGACATCCCGGAGCTGCATCTCAACGGCCGCCAGGCGGGTGAACACGCGCTGCGGGCGGGGGTCGGGAGCATGGTGCTCACCCACATCCCGCCGTGGACGGACCCCCAGATCAACCAGCGCGACGCCCAGGCGGTCTTCGGCGGCCCGGTGGAGCTGGCCAAGGCGGGCGCGGTCTACGAGGTGTAA